The genomic window aagatgaaagacaaaagctgaaatgaataaaatggaAGGGGGTAGAGgaggaataaataaaaggaaaagctttacttttatttttatacaaatgataaaaaagataaactcttagcaaactaccTAAGGAGAAGACTGAAAATAcaaacccccccccaaaaaaccaacAGTAATAAGAAAATTACTAATTACTAATTAGTATCACTAATTACTACTAAGAAAAtgccaaagattttaaaataatattaggaGAATGTTAAATAGCATTATAGGGTTACAGATTTGAAAATTTAGAGggaaatgaatgatttttttcttttgtaaaatataaattaccaaaattgaTCCAAATGAGATCTAAAAGATGAACAGACTGGGAATTACAGAAAAAATTGGAAAGTTTGTTAAAGATGTTCATCAGCCTAGATAATAAACAGATACTTCCTGAGATACTCAAATTATTGCTGGTctctgaaaaagaaggaaagagcccCAATTTACTTTCAGAGTAGTATAACCTAAAATGAACAAAGAGGCAAAAATCAGACAGAGCACAAAAAAAACTAGAGATCAATTGCACTTATGCAGATAGGTGTAAAAATGTCAAGTAAATTACTAGTAAATGAGATCCAGCAAAGTATTGGAAGAATTATCCACACGACCAAGAAGGTTTGCTTCCGGAACACAGGGTGATTCAGTGCCAGGCTATGTCCTACCCTAATTCACCACATCAGCATGGTGAGGTGCAAAACCCAAATAGTTAACGTCGAAAGATACTTGATAAAATTCAGCAACCCACTCGgataaaaactctaagtaaaaactagaggagaagaaaatgaccTAAGAACTATAAAAACCACCCCTCAAAGGAGCAGTGCACATCACATGAACTTGGGAAATTCTAAAGTCATTCAAATTAACATCAGAGATGCAATGAGGATGCAGCTGGATCAACCATCGTTTGCAGGCTCCAGCTAATGCAGTTGGACAAGAAAACAAACGAAGAGTATAAATACtgcaggggaagagagaaaacaacccGGCAATGAGACGGCTGTATCATAACCAGCATAAATCAAGTTCATCAGAGACCAAGAGTTTCTAATATACACTTATTGTCGATTAACAAGAATTTTTCACTAAGGTAGTCCACTatacacaaatatacaaataGAGCTATTCTTTGTGTTTGCAACAAATAActgttttaaaatggaaaaaatcttatttataattacaataaaattacATCATAAAATATAGGCCTTATATAATAAGAATAGattatatatgaagaaaactatataattttatcaaataatgTTTACAACAGGATTTGAATAAAGGTTTTTGGGTGGAAGgtttaacagtttttaaaaaaacattctttttataAGTTGATCTATCACATTGATGCAATTTTAATCAAAATCctcaaaagattttctttttggaggaggATAACATGACAGTTCATTTGGAAAAATGAATATCTAAGAATTGctaagaaaattttggaaaagaatagCTGGGGGAAGCTTTGTAAGTCTAAAGGATACAAAAGCTTAGCTTAATGCtaatacaataaaatatgtgATGCTGGCAAACCAGAGAAGCTAGAAAGATCAGTGGGACAAAACAGAGATTCCAGAAATCGATCCAAGTATATTTGGGAACTTCATCTAAAGGTGAAATTAGGATTTCAGTTCGGAGGAAAATAATATGTTATGTAACAAATGGCCCTGGTCTATGTGGGCAGGCAAACTCTGGTATCAcacatatgtaaatatgaatTCTTGCTGCAGTAAGATGctaactaaaaagaaacaaacaataaaaatattaaagaaaaaacctATCTCAGGGAAGAGGGGACTTCCCTAGAAAACACAGGAGCTACAAATGAAGCAACAGAAGAAACCGACTGCATAAAAAGAGTTGTTTTCACGTGGTAAAGCACCAcaaggaaagtgaaaagacaaatgaCAGGAAGGGAGGAAACTCAGCAACAGGTGACAGACATGGTGTTCATATCCCCAAGTTCCCAACAACCcaaggagaaaaatgaggcagTATGAGTTAAAGGTTCATAGACGAGAACAATGCAAATGATCAACAAGTCTATGCAGAGATGCCacagaaatgcagatcaaaacacCACCTGGGGAAACGCACAAAGAGCAGATAAACCATTTCACTCATCGGACTGACAAAACTTCAAAGATTGGTAATACCCAGGAATGGCAATAGTTGGAGCCCCCACCAAAGATGAGGCTACCATTTTGAAAAAGTGATCTGAGTCTATGCAAGTACAAACTATGGAAACTTGTTGAAATTCCCGCAAGCACAGCCGAATATGAGGAATTATGTAAGACATTGACTGCGGCAGTCTGTCATGgtaaacaaacacaaaagcaaCCTAAATATGCATGAATAGGGCGATGGTTGATAAAGCTTGGCATATTCATACTACTACTTTTTGCTTAAAAAGTTAGGGATAGCCGTACTGCCCCACAGCACTGTTAATAAACGGGATAAGAGCAAGTTGCAGAGAAATGGACATAGTGTGACACACCTActacaaaaataggaaaaaagccCTGTCCGTGCTGTTTTTGGAGTCTATGTACGTTGGTATGAACACAGGGAAAATTAATATTACTTACCTTGGGTGGGGTTAGGCTAGGCAGGGCTGAAGATTACTGACGTGCTTTTTGTATAATTCTGTAAGTTTATTGCAAGGAACAAGTTTTGCTGTTGTAGTTTGTAAAGACAAAAATCCAAATATGCACAGCGTGTATGTATATGCATGACTGTGTGTGCGCGTGTCTATGTAGGTAGGGAGGGCGGCAGCTAGGTGgagatataaaatacaaaaagaaacacaacatataaAAAGTGTGCCCAACTCAACCCCAACCGTATAACTGGAGTGGAAGACATTCATACATAAGCACAGGAGAAGAGATTAGAAGGACGCCCATTCAAAGTGGCTACAATGTTTACACTGGGTAGTAAGATTGTTAGTGCCTTCAATTCTTTCTTAATATGTTTCCCATTATTTTCTACCTTGAATACACATTACAttcataatcaggaaaaaaatcctttcacaGTTGAAAAGGAGGGCACTCTGGGAAGAAAGATGTAGAAAACAGGTTTGTGACAATAGAAGTTCCCCAGCTAAAATGCAGTCGCTGAAGAGtttcctaaagagctacaagcaaTAATTCTAAAgcaatgaaattattaaaatactaacaggggctggccccgtggccgagtggttaagtttgcgtgctccgctgcaggcggcccagtgtttcgttggttcgaatcctgggcgcggacatggcactgctcatcaagccacgctgaggcagcgtcccacatgccacaactggaaggacccacaacgaagaatatacaactatgtaccggggggctttggggagaaaaaggaaaaaataaaatatttaaaaaaaaaaaatactaacataCACACACTGTAAGCCTTTTCAATTTCTTACCAAACCATAGTTAATGGCTCATTATTACTAATGCCGATATGGAAATAAAGAAATCCTGGCAAAGAAAACACAGCGAGTTATCAGACTTGTGTTCAAACATTAAGGGTCAAAGAAAGGCGACAAAGCCGAGTTGTAACTCTTCATCTATTTCTTAAAGGAAGTGGACTCTCCATTTCCGGCAGGCAACCCTCAAGGTTTCCAGCATCaccatcttgtatatttccttgGTTTGTTATTActgtaaaaaagtgaaaaatcatggggccagccaggtggtgcagcggttaagttcgcacgttccgctttggtggcccagggtttgccggttcggatcccgggtgccacagccatgctgcggtaggcgtcccacatataaagtagaggaagatgggcatggatgttagctcagggccagtcttcctcagcaaaaaaaggaggattggcagcagatgttagctcagggctaatcttccacaaaaaaaaaagtgaaaatcatgTATTTATGTGAAAGGGAGCTGATCTGCAtgagaattttaattaaataagttTGCATTAGGGAAGAATAGAAGTGGTGGCAACTCTGGTAAAAATGTATCTCTATGTTctcataacattttaaatatgcttCTTTCACAAGAGTAACCTCCCCTCCTCACCAATCGTTGCTGACCCTGTGAGAGCAGGTTTCACTCACTCATGATTTATGAAGAGCCCAGCACGAGTTGAAGATCAGGCCAGAGGCTGGAAATCAGAGCGATTAGGACTCTAGCTCATGTCTTCGGGTATAAACGGGTAATTCTAGTGCGCTCTCTGGCGCCACCTACTGATAAAACAGCATTTCAattcaaaacaacaaaattttaatttccatctTTTCAATAtagcctatgctttggaaaaaCCTAGGTGCTTTTCCAGTCGCACTCGTCTGGACCCTGGGATTGCACATATATTAATATCTAAAACAATGGCATCCTAGGACACCCTGTCCTAAAGGTGCGCAGGAACTTGCATCATATTTGCATCCAAACAGAAATGTCAGGTTCGTGAGTCTGaagtttcaaaatgaaaacaactgTTGGGTCACTTCAGGCGCCACACATACGGAGTTGTTGACTGTGAACGAGGTAAGTCGTTTGTATAATATTTGAGTGAGGACTAAAAACCTTTGCTTCTCCAAGTTCTCTTGAATTATATGATAATTCACACCCCCTCCATCCCAAATTATATCATGACTGTAAAGAATCATTAACATTCAGTATATTGTAGTCATGTAACAATTTATTAGGaaacttttccatttttgcttATTAGCACTAAACATTTTCATGGGGGTCAAATATCCATGTAACATTATGTAGAAAATGGTCCTTCGTGCCAATAGGTTTGTATCCACGTACGAAAACACGAATACCCGAAACTGGGGGGCATTTCAGAATGGGGACTGAAAGAGGCTGGGAAGTACCATCTGCTACACAAATGGAATGAGGTGGGAAAAACCTTTATTATAAGAGTTGCAAAATCAAGTTGGAAACAAACAAATGTAGTCACTACTCAACGCATTTAATTCCAGACCCTCATGGGAATCATCTTGGTAATGTTTAAGATTCTACAACAGTTATAACGTGGCGGGTCAGAGGTGGTCTCAAAGTTATTACAGCGTTAAAAAATTAGAGTAAGCAGTATAAAATTACAATTTATtacggggtggggggtggacaaCGGCTCACGACAGTCCTTAAAAAACATTAAGAGCAAACCTCTTAGAGAATTCTATTTATGATCTCTTTTTTGTCACTCCTTTTTTCCcctgtcttttgcttttttaagtaCTAATCTGGTATAGAATCTGCTGGACAGAGCAAAGTTGGGTGGGCTCCTCCTTGAATGATGGAGTAAGTCTGCTTGGGTAATTCTtgctgggaagaagaggaaaatataggTGGAGCGGTGGTGGCCACGGCAATGTTCTGGCCTCCGTCGCTCACCACAGTCACCTCAGCTGTCCCCTCCTGAATCAGAGCGTTAAGGCCTTCAAAGTCAGTGCAAGTAATACCCGAACTGGTGATGAAAGTCTGGCTGCCAGAGCCTTCCTGGGGGCCCCCCGGGGCTGTGGGGATGAGAGTCTGGTGCACAGTGGCTCCATCAGTCTGGTCATGAGTGGTCAGCAGGACAGCTGGCTGGGTCATCGCGCCTGCCTGGCTTGGACACCCAGAGGACTGAGGAGAGGCGATCAGATTGACCGGGCGCAAGATCTGCAGCCGGCCGTTCCCTGGGAGTTCCTCCGGGTTCTGAGCCACCAACGCGGGTGGTACGATGTTCACCGCAGCAGCCGCAGCCTGGACGATGGTGTTCGCCTGGGGCACTTGATGCCCCACGATGATTTTGACTCTCCCCTCGCTGAACTGGGGCACTTGGCCGGGCTGGAGGGGTACCTGGAGGTGCCCCACAGTGAGGGGCGCGGTGGGCTGCTTGCTGGGGTCGATCTGAAACTGTAGGACGGTCACATCCGAGTTCTTATTCTCATTGTACTCACTGTGCTGCCTCTTGTGGCTGCGGAGCGAGTCCTCCCGCATGAACGAGGCATCGCACGTGTCACAGTGGAAAGTCTTCTTGGCGTCCAGCTTGGCCACTTGCCGGCTGCTCTGTCGGCCCGTGTCTTTCCTCTCCAAGGCCTCGTTCTTGACCATGTCCCCGTGGAACTTCTTCATGTGCTTGCTCAGGTTGCTGGGCTGCTTGGTGTCAAAGCTGCAGTAATTACACTTGAAGGGGCGGTCGGTGCAATGGATGCGCTCGTGGATGCGCAGGGCGGCCTTGCTGGAGCAGGAGTAGCTACACTCGGAGCACTTCTCGGGGTGCTCCGACTGGTGCACCCGGCTGTGCTTGCGGAGGGTGGCTTTGCTGTCACCCAGGAAGTCGCAGTGCGGACACTTGAAGTTATTCCCGCTGTGCTTGATGCGGATGTGCGACTTGAGGTTTCCCTTCATGGTGCAGCGGACATTGCAGAACTCGCACTTGAAAGGCTTCTCTCCCGAGTGCACGCGCATGTGCCTTTTCAAGTCCGAGCTGATTTTGAACTTGGCGCTACAGAGCCAGCACTGGAAGGGGGCGTCCCCTGTCAACACAAGGTGAGTTTCCATAAGAACAGGCAGGCAACAATCACAGCGGATCCCCCCGAAGCACACACCAGAAAATCGCTTAAACCAAGGCAGGCGGGTGGAGACCTTCTAAATGCAGCTCCTAGGAGCCCctgggaggaagaaaagggggGTCGGgggcttctcttctttcccagaACCTAAACCGCCACCACGTGCTTCTGGTGCGCCACCACCGTTACAAAACCCAGAAGAAAAACGGAGACTGAAAAGAGCTATTTAATTGTCCCAGTGAAAATAAGATCTGTGAATCTACTTAGTATATTCTTTAAAACAATCAAGCTATCGTTCATAGAGTTAATGTGCCCACTCTGCTAGTTAATCCTTCACAGTTGTACAGTTTTGCATAATCCGTTGATTTTGATTGAGTTACGTGTTGTAACAGATTGAAGGACACATGTTGCCATCAGTCAACTTCATGCTCACTCATCAGAATATTCTTTTTACAATGATTGAAAGGCCCAGCTTATACTTCATGCagatttttattaataaagacGTGTTTATTGCACAGAATGTATTTATCCTTCACTGCCAGCTGCGTTCTTTACTTGTGAAGTTACAAAATCCAGctgcttttgattttgttttttaaaactcatatTCACTGACAGATGAGCAGGGAAAGTGAAATTGCAAACATCTGACTGGACGTGATATTCCAAATAGGATTCGTCAATGACTGGCAAGTCCAGATTATCTAAGGCACTGAGAGTTCAAGCAAATTGGTGACCCGCCCATTTTAATATTGCTTAAGCAACAGAGTAACAGCAGCTAACATTCTTCAGTTGCTTCTGGGATGGCAGGCGCTCTGCTGAGCACTCCGCAAGAATGGTCTCATTTGATGCTCCCAACATTCCCACgaggtgggtactattatcaATATTGTTCTAGACACTATTGTACAAATGAGGAGACTGACGCCTAGAGAGACGACATAACTTGCTCCTGGTCACCCAGTAGTACGTGGCAGAGCTTGGATTCCAAGCCAGGCTGACTCCAAAGCTGGTATTCTCAGATGCTGCATAATTAGCTGTTCATGTGACCGATGTTCGCTTTCTTAGGCCATAAACTCAAAAGAGTGGGATTGTGATCCGGCTTTCTGGTATAAGGCCGACAACACCACCATGTGCTGCTTGATAAATGCAATTAAAGATGGCAGGGAACAAATTTAACAAGCCTCTAGAAAACGGAGAAGCCCAAACCCAATGCTTCGTATGACTAAACACCACTGAGATTATGCagactaaactaaactaaactccAGAACAAGGAATGGGAAGCTATAGCCTGTGGGCccacagcctgtttttgtaaataaagttttaccaGAATACAGCCACGCCCATTTGTTCCTATGTTGTTTATGGTTGCTGTCACAATACAAGTGCAGAGGTGAGCAATCGTGACAGAGGCTGTATGGCCCgtgaagcctaaaatatttgctgtctggccctttacagaaagtttgctaaCTTCTGCCTTAGAATGTTGTTCTTAACCCTTTTTTATGCCACTGACCCCTTTTTCCTGGTTTCGTGAAACCCATGGAAACTTTCTCAGAATACTGTATAAATGCACAAAGTGAACTAAACTAAAATTCAACAGGaatgcaaaggaaaccaattatatGGAAAGAGTTgctaaaacattaaaagaaaaagatttgtgCTATGGCAACGTGTGCTGGATTAATGCGTTAAATAACAAGATCTCACGGCGGGTCGGTCACTACAATCGTTTCTAAATCGAGAAGAGCGTAGAGGATATTTTGATCTCGCTGCAACAACTGTTAGGAAAAGATCTGTGATTCCTCCTGGCGACGTGTTCACAGGCACTGTTACCAGATGGGCTGCCTATTTTCATAAGGGAAGGACACACCAAATTTCAGTGCCGGTTAGTGAAAATGAAGATGTAACTGTCCTCCCATCCAAGTTCATGGACCTCCTAAATTCTATTCAGGGATCCCTGGGTGGAGGTGTCTATGGACCCAGAGTGAGAGTCTCTGCTCCAGAACGAACGTCCTACTAGGTTTTCCAGTTACAGCCCTGCCCAAATTAGTGACAAATTTTTTGCTCCTTTTAGCAATCAGCAGAGGTAAAACCCAGAAACACCAGATAACCAATCTCAGAGCTGAGGTGCAGAGCTTAACAACACTTTCTGACATGAAAGCCAAGGGTTTTAAATCCTTTCCTCAtcaccttttttttccctttaaccatttatttacttttttttctttgaggaagattagctctgagccaacatctgccaccagtcctcctctttttgctgaggaagattggccctgagctaacatctgtgcctgtcttgctctattttgtatgtgggacactgcctcatcatggcttgatgagccgtgtgtaggtctgcagccaggatctgaacccatgaaccctgggccgctgaagtggagcatgtggacttaactactatgccactgggctggcccctatttactTCTTAAATGAGGCATACTGGTCAGTAACAGTATCTGTCCAAAGCTAATGACTATGTTCGTTTCTGCCCGCTGATCCCCAGTGTCCAGTACATAGTGGGGAGTTAATGaatgttgttgaatgaataagtgactgATAAATATTTAAGCTGACAGATCTTTCTTGGGTTTAGCTTGCTCCTAAGACAACTGACAATGTAGCTGTCGATGGAAGGGCAAAACCAAGATCCTATTAATTTTACCgtttgtaaaattttataagcGCCATGCCACAATTTATACAAGGGAAACGAACATTCAATGGAGACGATGCATAAAGGGAAcatgtttaaatttttagaaaatgcacCTTTTCCAGACCAATCTAAGGATGCTGCTATAAATGGTAAGTTTATCCTTACGAGTCAAAATGATTCTTAACACCTTTCATAAATGAATCCCTCAGCTACTCTATCTTATGCTGCGGgacatttccaaagaaaatcaGTTGGGCATCAGTTATGCCAATGTCTTAACTTGCTGTAGGAGATTACAAAAATGTCCCCAAATATCCCCACCTCCCATCCCTCCGTGAAGCCATGGCCTCTGCCATGTATGTGATTAGGTATGCTCTCCTGACACGGGCGGAATGACCTGCCATGACCCCCGCTAATAGACTCAATTGTGTCATTGGATTTGGCTGATGGTATGTTAAGTAGACGTGATACAAGTAATGGCTTGAAATGGACTTGTGCCTTGGGATTGCTCACTTGTGCCTCTGTCATCCAACGCCATGAGACGGTCAAGCCTGGCCTAGCCCACTGGTCCCAGGAGGAGGATGACAGATATGTGGAGCAATGCTGGATTACCTCAGCCAAGGCTAGTGGACGGCCAGCCCACAGCTGGCAGATCCTCAGACTTGTAAGTGAGCCCAGCCAAGAGCAGCAGAGTTGCACAGACGACAACAAGCTGATCCCCAATGTGTGAACAGAAAAGGCATCTTGTTGTATCCACTGAGGTTTTGTGGGGGGTTTTGTTACATTGCATTATTGTgacaatagataactgatacagaTACTGGTATCTAGGAGTGAGGTGCTGCCATAACAGAAAACTGAAATATGTAGCTTTGGCTTTAGGATGTGTTAGGAGGTAGAGGCTGGAAAAACAGCAATTCACACTATTTAATGGCAAACAATTGGTAAAACTATCTCCTGCAGTAACTCAGAAGACTGAAAACATATCTACTGAATTTTGGATTTGAGCAAACAGATTAATTCCGGACAGAACGGTGGAAGTCTTACAAGCTGCATATGATAAAAGTACGACAAGAAAGagacaaactaaaaataaaactgaccaTTTTCTAAGCGGAATTCAGAGAGaatatagaaaatcaaagatgTGCTGGCTTGGATAAAGATTCTCCTCTCCACCAGCAAAAGGTTTTCAAAGTAAGACAAAAGCCTGGGGACAAAGATCATATTCAGGGAACTGGTCTCAGAGGGAAAACTGAATGAGAAATGAGGGGTGTGAATGTAAGGCTTTGTTAAAATCTCCAAAAGAATTAAGCTGGTGCCAAGTAGGTTTTCTCAGCTGGACAAGGTTCCTAGGAGTCTCAAATGATTCAACCCACAGAAAGTTATAGGCTGAAAGTGGCTGTAGTTGGGTTTAGGGGAGAGGCAAGTCTCCAAAAGAATTGCAGGTGTGGCTGTTGGCACATTGATACACAGGAAACTCACAAAGTTTTTGAGATAGCTCTACCAGCAAAGCTGTCACCAGCCtagattaaaacaaaatctaaaaagaTCCCCAACGTTCAGTAGGCAGGAAGCAGGTGAAGAAAGTTTCTCAGAGGTACATTTTCCAGTCCTTTTCATAAGTGGCTAAGGAAGGTGAAGGAAAGCAT from Equus asinus isolate D_3611 breed Donkey chromosome 15, EquAss-T2T_v2, whole genome shotgun sequence includes these protein-coding regions:
- the ZFP64 gene encoding zinc finger protein 64 isoform X1 — translated: MNASGEAESFPGSVQIPGGTTVLVELTPDIHICGICKQQFNNLDAFVAHKQSGCQLTGTSGAAPSTVQFVSEETVPATQPQSTTRTITSETQTITVSAPEFVFEHGYQTYLPTESNENQTATVISLPAKSRAKKPTAPPAQKRLNCCYPGCQFKTAYGMKDMERHLKIHTGDKPHKCEVCGKCFSRKDKLKTHMRCHTGVKPYKCKTCDYAAADSSSLNKHLRIHSDERPFKCQICPYASRNSSQLTVHLRSHTGDAPFQCWLCSAKFKISSDLKRHMRVHSGEKPFKCEFCNVRCTMKGNLKSHIRIKHSGNNFKCPHCDFLGDSKATLRKHSRVHQSEHPEKCSECSYSCSSKAALRIHERIHCTDRPFKCNYCSFDTKQPSNLSKHMKKFHGDMVKNEALERKDTGRQSSRQVAKLDAKKTFHCDTCDASFMREDSLRSHKRQHSEYNENKNSDVTVLQFQIDPSKQPTAPLTVGHLQVPLQPGQVPQFSEGRVKIIVGHQVPQANTIVQAAAAAVNIVPPALVAQNPEELPGNGRLQILRPVNLIASPQSSGCPSQAGAMTQPAVLLTTHDQTDGATVHQTLIPTAPGGPQEGSGSQTFITSSGITCTDFEGLNALIQEGTAEVTVVSDGGQNIAVATTAPPIFSSSSQQELPKQTYSIIQGGAHPTLLCPADSIPD
- the ZFP64 gene encoding zinc finger protein 64 isoform X5 encodes the protein MKDMERHLKIHTGDKPHKCEVCGKCFSRKDKLKTHMRCHTGVKPYKCKTCDYAAADSSSLNKHLRIHSDERPFKCQICPYASRNSSQLTVHLRSHTGDAPFQCWLCSAKFKISSDLKRHMRVHSGEKPFKCEFCNVRCTMKGNLKSHIRIKHSGNNFKCPHCDFLGDSKATLRKHSRVHQSEHPEKCSECSYSCSSKAALRIHERIHCTDRPFKCNYCSFDTKQPSNLSKHMKKFHGDMVKNEALERKDTGRQSSRQVAKLDAKKTFHCDTCDASFMREDSLRSHKRQHSEYNENKNSDVTVLQFQIDPSKQPTAPLTVGHLQVPLQPGQVPQFSEGRVKIIVGHQVPQANTIVQAAAAAVNIVPPALVAQNPEELPGNGRLQILRPVNLIASPQSSGCPSQAGAMTQPAVLLTTHDQTDGATVHQTLIPTAPGGPQEGSGSQTFITSSGITCTDFEGLNALIQEGTAEVTVVSDGGQNIAVATTAPPIFSSSSQQELPKQTYSIIQGGAHPTLLCPADSIPD
- the ZFP64 gene encoding zinc finger protein 64 isoform X2; protein product: MNASGEAESFPGSVQSGTTVLVELTPDIHICGICKQQFNNLDAFVAHKQSGCQLTGTSGAAPSTVQFVSEETVPATQPQSTTRTITSETQTITVSAPEFVFEHGYQTYLPTESNENQTATVISLPAKSRAKKPTAPPAQKRLNCCYPGCQFKTAYGMKDMERHLKIHTGDKPHKCEVCGKCFSRKDKLKTHMRCHTGVKPYKCKTCDYAAADSSSLNKHLRIHSDERPFKCQICPYASRNSSQLTVHLRSHTGDAPFQCWLCSAKFKISSDLKRHMRVHSGEKPFKCEFCNVRCTMKGNLKSHIRIKHSGNNFKCPHCDFLGDSKATLRKHSRVHQSEHPEKCSECSYSCSSKAALRIHERIHCTDRPFKCNYCSFDTKQPSNLSKHMKKFHGDMVKNEALERKDTGRQSSRQVAKLDAKKTFHCDTCDASFMREDSLRSHKRQHSEYNENKNSDVTVLQFQIDPSKQPTAPLTVGHLQVPLQPGQVPQFSEGRVKIIVGHQVPQANTIVQAAAAAVNIVPPALVAQNPEELPGNGRLQILRPVNLIASPQSSGCPSQAGAMTQPAVLLTTHDQTDGATVHQTLIPTAPGGPQEGSGSQTFITSSGITCTDFEGLNALIQEGTAEVTVVSDGGQNIAVATTAPPIFSSSSQQELPKQTYSIIQGGAHPTLLCPADSIPD